Within Mauremys mutica isolate MM-2020 ecotype Southern chromosome 24, ASM2049712v1, whole genome shotgun sequence, the genomic segment TTTATTTGTGAAGTTTGTTAACAGATGGAATATTTCAATGCTAACCCAACAACACGGGTGATGAATACAGACTGCGTGGCGCATTCGTTCGCTCGCAGGCGCCTAGTCACAGAGAAACACTGAGATGGCTCGAGCACAAGGAAACATGCAGTTAATCTGCTCCCCGGCAGATCTGAACatgagccctgcagcccagcaaTCACTCCAAgactcagccccacccccaccccacccccagtgtagcgACATTTAAAAAGAGACTAACAAAACAGTGTGAAATAAGTTAACTAGTCACATTTGCTCAGTTGCCAGCTTTAAAAGCTACCCCCTAAGTTGTCTTTGTTGTTTAAGAGGGTAAATAACGCAGGCCTGCTGAGAGAGACAATGGGGCAGGAAGCCCCTGAGAGTAGCTATGGCATTGATCAATTGCAGGAAGGGAAAGGCTGGGGGGTTCCTGCAGATTTCAGAGGATTTCCCACCCACTCCCCAAGGGACggagccagacacccccctcgGTGCCACAGAGAGGTGCTCCTGAGTGGGAGCACATACACCACCCAATCCTAGCTCTGTAAAGTATCTCTTCTAGCCGGTGCATAACAGGCTTCCCACCCCTTTGGGTCAGATCAGGTCTCCTCTGAAAGGTCATGGAAACAGTTTCTCCCTGACATGCACAAAACAGGGCAGGATGACAGGGCTCCTGGGAGGACACGGCATGTGGGTTGCATCCAAGGTTCACGCTTGCCTACATGGAGACGTCAGTTCTCTCTTTAGCTCCCTGCAGGGCCTCCGACCAGAAATCAAGGAAGCGGGGCAGAGGCACTTTGACTCCTGGAAGCGCAGTGTCTGCAGACACACTCCAACCCCTCCCCgcacacctcctcccccccctccccattaaCTTTACACACTGCATAAAGCCAGCAAGACACCACACAGGTCATGCTCCCACCTCGCCCTCCCTGCACCAACACTGAGATATAGGACAAAAAGACAGCCAGTGACCAAAGACTACCAGCAACAGAGGGGCTAAAGTTTACAGGTAGAAAAACCCTCCCACCGcgcattttaaaaaagtgtataTTTTAGAAGCTACAACTgaagtttgtttctttaaaaagtgaAGTAACTGAATTGCAAGGACACCCTAGGATATTCTTGATGCTACTTTGCAAAACAAAACATCCAAGTGATCTTCTCAGCTACGCACCACCTgacaggagagagagaagccAGTTAGCCATTGCTGGGAAGTCCCCAACCCAGATAGTTTTATTTCAGACAGCTAGGGGGGCGCTGCACTCATAGGCAGTACAGTGGTTTAAATGGTACAGTCGGAGGGAAGATGGCCTAGTGATGAAGGCATCGGACTGGGACTCAGATCAAGGCTCAACTCCcagttgtgtctgtgtgtgcgtgcTGTCAGGCAAATCACATAGGATCTGTCCACACAGCAGTGGGGAGGCTGCTTCCCAGTGTGGGTAAACAACCACTCACTAGCTGTGCTCGAGGCAGCAGGCTAGAAACAGCGTGGCTGCAGCGGCCTGGGCTAATCAACTGAATACAATCCCCTGGTTCTACACACTGAGGCGGCTAGTCTGAGCTGCTGCCCGTGTGCGAGCTCAAGATGGGCTCGCATGTTGGCTCACCTGCACTGGGAAGCACCCCCAAGCTGTGGCGCAGACAcaccctaaggccttgtctacactacgaggtTTCGTTGGCAAAAGTCATGTCGCTTTAATTAAAATTGCCGTTGCAGGTCCACACTAACTCCTTGTGTCGGCAGAGCGCATCCACACGAACAGCTCTCGCAAagacacagagcagtgcactgtggtagcgaTCCCACTGTGCCACTGGCCACAGGGCGctctgggaagggtttgcaacGCCTCATGGAGCAGGGACAGCGTcccatgatgcaggtttctcaatcccatggTCCCAGGGGCATCCTAGTAGATTGTCAGCTgctttttcaactgaagtgtgggGGGCGAGGGAGAGGAGAATGGCATGGCAGGGGAGACAGTAGGCGACTGTCCTAtgctgaggcagagggagagTGACGAGCCCACACACCCGAGCCACCGGCTCTGCTTGGCACAGCAGTCTCTCGCCCTGCCTGCCTGCGGTTCTGAGATTCCCtccgagttctcccacagcctcctcagctgccGAGAGCAGCATCCTGAGCAGCTCTGAGCTGTTGGtgctgaggaatgtcaaagcAGCCCAGCAGTCCCATGTGGCCAAAAGtagctttgtagtgtagacaaggcctaagtcttcGCTCCCTCTCCAAGATGGAGAGGATcatcctttctcccaccttttgtctactTAGCTTCCTTGGGGCAGTGACTGCGTTACTCTGTTAAGAGTCcggttaaggccagaagggaccatcagatcacctAGTTTGACTGCCTGtgcatcacaggccaccaacgccacccagcccctgcacactaaacccaaccacTGAAATGAGACCCACGTATTATAGCCCAGAGACTAGACTATGACGTcagaggcagagaacaggaaagGCGGAGGCgcaccagtgcctgaggcccTGCAGTTGGGCAAAGGAAGCTTAATGAGGAGCCTGTCCCCAGTGTCAATGATTTGGGCTATTCACATGAGGGGCaagagttttttttgtttgtttgttttgaaccaGTGTCCCTTTGGTACAATGGCTCCAAATCAGCAGCACACGGACCCCTGCAAAGCCGTAAGTACCtgctgttgcccatttcctcccgCCCATTTCCTGCTGCCCATCTGCATCCACTAGCTCCCAATGGGTGACGCCAGACACCACAATCCATtacccagggctggagctgcctATGCTTCCAGCAAGAGGAGTTCAGCTGGCGGTGGGGAACCCCGGGGGGCAGAGGCAAGGGAGAGCAAACTACACCACGTTCTGCAAAGTGCAGACAGCTGAGGGTTGAGGTTGTTGCTGAGATGCCTCACCTGGCCGCCCGCTCCTAGTTAGCATTTCTCTGGCGGACGTTCTTGTCCTTGTGGTTTGGGGGATTGCTTTTCCtaggaaaagggggagagagaaggcagTGAGAGGAGAGCCAGGACTTCCTAGAACAACGAAGAAGAAACTGCCTGGCTACGTAGAGAGCTAAGGAGCCAACTCCCTCCTCACTGATGGAGCACGGCTCTAAAGTGGACAGATGTAAAGACAGGCATCCAGGACCCAGCGAGATACAGTTATGAGCCATCTGAACACGAAAGAAGTCTGCTAAGTCACTGTTCCCAACTGAACACCGTGAACAAAGACCACACTGATGACAAGCAGCTGGGAAGGTGTTTCTGGTAGCCGGTTGGCTCACTAGGGCAGTGGCTTTCAACACTACTaaacccctttcaggaggctgatttgtcttgcgtaccccaagttccacctcacttaaaaacgacgtgcttacaaaatcagacaaaacatACAAAAAAGTGTCCCAGCCTGCTAGTACTGAACCATGGCTGACTCTCACttctaccatataattataaaataaatccattgggatataaatactgtacttgcatttcagtgtacagaACAGTATGAACAAgtcatgaaattttagtttgtcctgactttgctaatgctttttatgtagcctgttgtaaaactaggcaaagagCTAGATAAGCTGATGACCTCTGCTAACCACctggggtacgtgtacccctggttgagaaccactgcactaggaaACTGGCCAGTTTGTTCATGCCCACAAGTATGCAAAGCACATCACTGCATCTGTGCCATGTCATAACGAGAGAGCTGGTACTCACAGTGGTGCAGACCCTCCATCATCATCTTCAGGCCCAGGATCGCATGgtaagaaggaaaaagaaaggtCAGGATGCAGCCTTTAGCCAAACATCACGTCCTGTACACCCCACCCAGCCACAGGTCCCCGAACCTTAAGAGCCAGCATTCTGAACAGGCCTTTCTATATAGGCTGCTGCATATTGGCGGAGATTACAGTTAAGATGCCATCCCATCCTGAGCCTCCCTACAGGCAATATAGTTGTCAATTCAGCAGGGTCTAGGGATgtgaatttaaggccagaagcagCAAGAGCTGTATTGTTCCTAGGTGGTCACCTGTTTTTTGGCAAGCAGTGGGCTTGGCTGTCCCAGGGATCCCCCTTTCTGGGATCAATAGCTGCCAAGGAGAACTAAACTTCACCCCCAACCCGGAGGAGTTCTTGTACCACATTAACTGAGGTGGATCTGAAGGCCACACTGCTGGGGATCCACAAAGCAATGGCTGGGCAGCTGCTTACTAAGAGTCAAAGCTGGAGCGTAAGCAGCCTTTACAGCTTCAGTGTGCTTGGCATAAAAATCAAGCCTCAGTCACTCCCAAGAAGTATAATTCCTCTTTGGCACAGGGCGGGAGTGACTTGCCAAAGTCAGCAACAGAGCCACAATTACACATTTCCTGCTTCAAATACTGCAGCCCTGTTGATCCAGCTGAATGTCCCAGAGCCCAAGCACTAACGCACCCAGACCCTGACAGCAAGCGAAGATTGCATTAAATTAACCAGGAGACTTTCAGGGAAGTAGGGGGGAGCATCAGAGATACTGTGCCCCTGTCCTATACACATTCTGCCAAACACCGTGCGCTGGCTACATCAACAGCACTGTAACTAGGGAAAGACATCTCTGGTGTCacctgactcgctcagacctttCACCAGTTCATTGGCATCTGCCACCCTCTAACAGGAGAGGGCTGTGTGCCATCGTTTCCATGGCCCACACTTCCCCCACGTGCCGCCCAGGGAACTGCAATGGGGCACTCTGAAGATTATATGCAGCTGGTGAGAGGACTGATGCAGAGGGACAGCTGGAGCTGTCTCTTCCACTTACCATGTGAGGTCCCACCCAgcagcagaggagggaagagagcGGAAAGATAATGCCAGCAGGGACATTGGTCATAGCcatgttctcagccatcccagaaACCCACCCACCACATAACCTTCCGGGCTCGGGATAAGCTTCTTGCAATTCCCTTCATCAGAGGGCCAGAGTTTGAGGCATCTTTTTACAGAGGTAGAACTGACTGGTCTGCAGCTAGTTTTAGGAATCTATAATCCCCCTTTCAGAAGTTCTTGGTAATGTCTGCTCAAGGGTTTCCGATCAGATGACCCACACTACAACTTGCTGAGTAATTCTTCTCTGCAATGTGACTGGCTACTACCAACGTGACATCACTGTGTTAGGAGGAGATGGAGGCTCTCAGACTTCTGGCTATGATCAGGGATGAGTTTAGCCAACACAGGTCCAATCAGAGGCTGTATCtatccctggctggggcaggaggcactgagcaGAGTGGTTTTCCCCTTTAACATCTGATCAGAAACCCCTCCGGCAGCATCTCTGCAAGCAGGGAAATCCCTCTGAAATCAAGATACTTTCATCCCCACCCTACCCAGAACTGTTACACCCATACGCTGCAGAGTTCCTGGGTTAGACGCGACCCCGAAACTCCAGATGCACCTTACCATCAAGGACCTCATCCGGCTTTCTCCTTTTCTCATAGATGAAAATGATGGTGACGAGAATCAGCACCTCAGCCACAATGCCCAGGAAGGGCCAGAGCGCTGCCAGGCGGCTACGAACCCGCAGGCCCACGACAGCGCCGCTGGTGCCCAACTCGTTGGTGGCGTTGCAGATGTACTCGCCCGGGTCCTTCTCGATGTCCAGGTTAGCAATGCGCAGCTCTGTCTTGTTCCCGCTGGACTTGATGATGAACCTCTCTGTGCCATTGGTGATGgcctggaagtgggggaaggaagcGAATGATCAGGGGCAGCCTCTTGTGACTGGACCACTAGCAACTCCACCCCACACAGACCTGCCTCGCTCACTGAGGCACCTTCAGAGCTGCCTACCTCAGGGTTACAGCTCCAGGTGAGGGATAAGCTGCCACCCTCCCTAGCACTCCTCCGGGAAGAGAGGTCCCCCCAAAACGCTCACCTCATTCACATCATTTTTGATCCTGTACCAGGTCCACTGACTGACAGGAGGATAAGAGTTACACTTGCAGATCAGAACGCCGGTGTCCCCCTCGTTCCCATGCTCGGATTTCTTGTAGGCCGTCACATGTGGCTTaactgcagagaaaggcagctcAGATAAGAGGGACTTGGCCAGCCTGATTGGGCTGTGAATgctgtaggcagggccggctccaggcctcacagcacgccaagcacatgcttggggcggcatgccgcggggggcgctctgccggtcgccgggagggcggcaggcggctccggtggacctcccgcaggcgtgcctgcggagggtccgctggagccgcgggaccagcggaccctccgcaggcacgtctgcaggaggtccactggagccgcgggaccagcgaccgccagagcgccccccgcggcgtgccgccgtgcttggggcggcgaaattgctagagccgcccctggctgtaggCCAGCTAGCCAGAGCCATGGGCAAGGTAGCCATAGGCTTGTATGT encodes:
- the BSG gene encoding basigin, with product MGAAGATGLVLGLLGALLGAGRGASGADPIVETSPNMTSGMDVVISCNISDPQSPIMGHMWKKGDKILTSDKETSDYTTYKIGEVNGDSSGVYECIFETTPPVSRTVYVTVKPHVTAYKKSEHGNEGDTGVLICKCNSYPPVSQWTWYRIKNDVNEAITNGTERFIIKSSGNKTELRIANLDIEKDPGEYICNATNELGTSGAVVGLRVRSRLAALWPFLGIVAEVLILVTIIFIYEKRRKPDEVLDDDDGGSAPLKSNPPNHKDKNVRQRNAN